A stretch of the Methylacidiphilum caldifontis genome encodes the following:
- the rsmI gene encoding 16S rRNA (cytidine(1402)-2'-O)-methyltransferase — MVKLKNNHTDLIGRLFVVATPIGNLEDITHRALRTLKEVDLVAAEDTRKTHILLQKWEIKKPLFTYNKINEERKALKLMESLLNGKRVALVSEAGMPCISDPGERLIKKCIEKQIPFEVVPGPSAVLQALVLSGFRTTPFYFGGFLPVKSKARRAEWIEATTRPYSSVYFESPHRLLSSLEDAQAIIPDCPLCIAKEMTKKFEEVFRGKPKELLTHLQEIKLKGEFCIVVDGFGYNKEKAQKLSTDPPNIIT; from the coding sequence ATGGTGAAGCTAAAAAACAACCATACGGATCTTATCGGTAGGCTTTTTGTCGTAGCCACACCCATAGGGAACCTGGAAGATATAACTCATAGGGCGTTAAGAACTTTAAAAGAAGTTGATCTGGTTGCTGCTGAAGATACCCGAAAGACCCATATTTTGCTGCAGAAATGGGAAATTAAAAAACCTCTTTTTACTTATAATAAAATAAATGAGGAGAGAAAAGCCTTGAAGCTTATGGAGTCTCTTCTTAATGGGAAAAGGGTTGCTCTGGTCTCTGAAGCAGGAATGCCATGCATTTCTGACCCTGGAGAAAGATTGATTAAAAAATGCATTGAAAAACAGATTCCATTTGAAGTTGTCCCAGGTCCTTCTGCTGTTTTACAAGCTCTAGTTTTATCGGGATTTCGGACAACGCCTTTTTACTTCGGTGGATTTTTACCGGTTAAATCGAAAGCAAGACGAGCCGAATGGATAGAAGCGACGACAAGGCCGTATAGCTCTGTATATTTCGAATCTCCACACCGGCTTCTCTCTTCCTTGGAAGATGCTCAAGCGATTATTCCGGATTGTCCACTTTGTATTGCTAAAGAAATGACAAAAAAATTTGAGGAAGTTTTCAGAGGAAAACCTAAAGAGCTATTGACCCATCTTCAAGAAATAAAATTAAAAGGAGAGTTTTGTATCGTTGTCGATGGTTTTGGATATAACAAAGAAAAAGCACAAAAATTATCGACAGATCCTCCTAACATTATAACATAA
- a CDS encoding ExbD/TolR family protein, which translates to MTGTINAVPLVNVVLLLLFFFLLGSSFVTLPGIVVELPKSPFGISVPLSNLIVSVFLEPEKKDSSSDLTTKRSALFYINDQEVSLEELKKMVPLLASQHPNQMVIIKADKEVPQAYIIELTNLFLAQNFSVLLATQPDGEH; encoded by the coding sequence ATGACAGGCACAATTAACGCTGTGCCTCTTGTCAATGTTGTTCTTTTGCTGCTTTTTTTCTTTTTACTGGGTTCTTCATTTGTCACTCTCCCTGGGATAGTCGTTGAATTGCCTAAAAGTCCTTTTGGAATCAGTGTTCCTTTAAGCAACTTGATTGTATCCGTTTTCCTTGAACCCGAGAAAAAAGACTCTTCATCGGACTTGACAACAAAACGATCTGCTCTTTTTTACATTAACGATCAAGAAGTAAGTCTTGAAGAGTTAAAAAAAATGGTTCCTCTTTTAGCATCCCAACATCCTAACCAAATGGTTATCATCAAGGCTGACAAAGAAGTTCCTCAAGCTTATATTATTGAACTGACTAATCTTTTTTTGGCTCAAAACTTTTCAGTCTTACTCGCTACCCAACCCGATGGAGAACACTAA
- a CDS encoding class I SAM-dependent methyltransferase translates to MSENEELYKEIQRLSQKHFSSCASFYQKGHILTNLEDLEKTFQDIPLQKGMKALDIATGNGYTAFFLARHGLEVTACDITEKMLEGAMKGAAAEGLHIQFRIHSAEKLPYPDGSFDLVTCRYAAHHFADQKAFVRESSRVLKKDGLFVLIDGTVPNGEQEAYDWLDKVEKLRDFSHVGYRFESEWKSYCLESGLVPLKSLFIPFKQDDIEWYFQSGGTSEENQKKIYEMVKKASQNAKRVLKIGWEEGRPVWWWIKLCLVARKAF, encoded by the coding sequence ATGAGCGAAAACGAAGAGCTTTATAAAGAAATACAAAGGCTGAGCCAAAAGCATTTTTCATCCTGTGCTTCTTTTTACCAAAAAGGTCATATCTTAACGAATCTCGAAGATCTAGAAAAGACATTTCAAGACATTCCGCTTCAGAAGGGGATGAAAGCCCTGGACATAGCTACTGGTAATGGGTATACAGCATTTTTTCTTGCTAGGCATGGACTTGAGGTTACAGCCTGTGATATCACTGAAAAAATGTTGGAAGGAGCAATGAAAGGGGCAGCTGCAGAAGGGCTTCATATCCAATTTCGTATCCATAGCGCAGAAAAACTGCCTTATCCTGATGGCTCTTTTGATTTGGTGACATGCAGGTATGCGGCTCATCATTTTGCCGATCAGAAAGCTTTTGTGAGGGAGTCTTCCAGGGTTCTTAAAAAAGATGGGCTTTTTGTTCTTATCGATGGAACAGTCCCCAATGGTGAACAGGAAGCCTATGATTGGTTGGATAAAGTCGAAAAGTTAAGGGATTTTAGTCATGTTGGATATAGATTTGAAAGCGAATGGAAATCGTATTGTCTTGAGTCGGGATTAGTACCTTTAAAAAGTCTTTTTATTCCCTTTAAACAGGATGATATTGAGTGGTATTTCCAATCTGGAGGGACTTCTGAGGAAAACCAAAAAAAAATATATGAAATGGTTAAGAAAGCTTCTCAAAATGCAAAGAGAGTTTTAAAAATCGGGTGGGAAGAGGGAAGACCGGTATGGTGGTGGATTAAACTCTGTCTGGTTGCCCGGAAAGCTTTTTAA
- a CDS encoding MotA/TolQ/ExbB proton channel family protein: MNAVPFFLDQLFLAAKQNPRVVPEAMSLFDIVYKGGLIMWPILFCSIIALGVFLERLITYRRSELHVEEIVSGIKNLIFKGNFDEALLRSSSFHGPIGRVIRQIILFHYLPISELREAAQNAAQLEIPKLEAHLPILSTIASISPLLGLLGTVNGMIEAFLAMNRASGAVSVTDLASGIWMALVSTAAGISVAIPTQIAYNFLVTRISSILGDIERVSTELIHSIIEYRWQNNQAFEEVDPNHEITPKTEPYDRHN, translated from the coding sequence ATGAATGCTGTCCCCTTCTTCCTTGATCAACTCTTTTTAGCCGCTAAACAGAATCCGCGGGTTGTCCCCGAAGCTATGTCTCTTTTTGACATAGTATATAAAGGGGGACTAATCATGTGGCCGATCCTTTTTTGCAGCATCATTGCCTTAGGCGTATTTCTTGAAAGGCTTATTACCTACAGGAGATCTGAGTTGCATGTTGAAGAAATTGTTTCTGGAATTAAAAATTTAATTTTCAAAGGCAACTTCGATGAAGCTCTCCTCAGATCTTCTTCTTTCCATGGCCCAATAGGAAGAGTCATCCGGCAAATCATACTGTTTCATTATCTACCTATATCCGAATTAAGAGAAGCGGCACAAAATGCAGCACAACTTGAAATCCCAAAGCTAGAAGCACATCTGCCTATCCTATCGACTATCGCATCAATCAGTCCCCTTTTGGGTCTTCTAGGAACTGTAAATGGGATGATTGAAGCTTTTTTGGCAATGAACAGGGCTTCTGGTGCCGTGTCTGTAACTGATTTAGCTTCCGGGATATGGATGGCATTGGTCAGTACGGCAGCGGGGATATCTGTTGCCATCCCGACTCAAATCGCCTATAATTTTTTAGTTACTCGAATTTCTAGCATCCTTGGAGACATTGAAAGAGTTTCCACAGAATTAATCCATTCCATTATTGAATACAGGTGGCAAAATAACCAAGCTTTCGAGGAAGTAGATCCGAATCATGAAATTACGCCCAAGACTGAACCCTATGACAGGCACAATTAA
- a CDS encoding GuaB3 family IMP dehydrogenase-related protein, with protein sequence MGMWIGRNRKARVCYGFDEISLVPGEITINPEEVDTSFEITHPSGKTLKLKIPILASAMDGVTDPKFCIEMNRLGGIGVINLEGIQTRYEKPQEVIEEIIKCDQSKVTELLQKIYSAPVQEKLIALRIEELKKANALAAVSSIPQKAETYGYIAQEAGADLYVVQSTVSTVRHISSQYKTLDLKEFCKKMRIPVLVGNAVTYNVVLELMDCGVCGVLIGVGPGAACTSRGVLGIGVPQVTATVDAAAARDSYFKKTGRYVPIITDGGMRRGGDLCKAIACGADAVMIGSAFARAEEAPGKGCHWGMATPHANLPRGTLIRMGISGPLSQILYGPATVDDGSQNLVGALATSMGNVGAANIRQFQETEIIIAPSIQSEGKLFQMIQSVGMGR encoded by the coding sequence ATGGGTATGTGGATAGGAAGGAATCGAAAAGCAAGAGTCTGTTATGGTTTTGATGAAATTTCCTTGGTTCCCGGAGAGATTACAATCAATCCAGAAGAGGTAGACACTAGCTTTGAAATTACACATCCTTCAGGCAAAACTCTAAAACTTAAAATTCCCATTCTTGCCAGTGCGATGGATGGGGTGACTGATCCCAAATTTTGTATCGAAATGAACCGGCTTGGAGGCATTGGAGTTATCAACTTGGAAGGAATACAGACGCGTTACGAAAAGCCTCAAGAAGTTATCGAGGAAATCATCAAATGCGATCAGAGTAAGGTCACCGAATTGCTGCAAAAAATCTACTCTGCTCCAGTTCAAGAAAAACTTATTGCTTTAAGAATTGAAGAACTCAAAAAGGCAAATGCCCTTGCGGCTGTTTCCTCCATACCGCAGAAAGCCGAAACCTACGGATATATAGCACAGGAAGCTGGAGCCGACCTTTATGTAGTTCAATCTACGGTCAGCACAGTCAGACATATTTCCTCTCAGTATAAGACTCTTGATTTAAAAGAATTCTGTAAAAAGATGCGCATTCCTGTTCTGGTTGGCAATGCGGTTACCTACAATGTAGTTCTTGAACTGATGGACTGTGGGGTATGCGGAGTTTTAATCGGGGTTGGCCCTGGAGCTGCTTGCACCTCCAGGGGAGTTCTTGGCATTGGAGTACCGCAGGTGACGGCTACGGTTGATGCTGCAGCAGCAAGGGATAGCTATTTTAAAAAAACAGGTCGTTATGTTCCTATAATTACTGATGGGGGCATGCGCAGGGGAGGAGATCTTTGTAAAGCTATAGCTTGTGGAGCGGATGCGGTCATGATTGGATCCGCTTTTGCTCGGGCAGAAGAAGCACCAGGAAAAGGATGTCATTGGGGGATGGCTACTCCACATGCCAATTTGCCTCGCGGAACCTTAATCCGCATGGGTATTTCTGGACCCCTTTCCCAGATTCTTTATGGACCAGCTACTGTTGATGACGGTTCTCAAAATCTTGTTGGTGCTCTTGCAACTTCGATGGGTAATGTTGGAGCAGCGAATATAAGACAGTTTCAGGAAACCGAAATCATTATTGCACCCAGTATCCAATCCGAAGGCAAGCTATTTCAAATGATCCAATCCGTCGGGATGGGCCGATAA